In Microbulbifer elongatus, the DNA window AATCCGTTCCATGGCCTGCCCTTCAAACTCCCGCTTCAGCTGCCATCTGGGGCGCTCCAGCTGCAGCTCCCACTGGAATAATTTCTTGTATAGCGCGGCAACTTTGTCCGGATACTGCTGCGCAAGATTCTGGGCTTCGCTGACGTCTTCCGCCAGGTTGTAGAGCTCGGCGGGTCTGTCCGGGAAGCGCAGTAGTTTCCAGTCGCCATCGCGAATCGCCGCGCGGCTCTCCTTCCTCCAGTAGAGCGACTGGTGCGGTTTTCCGCTTGCCTCGCCACTGACGAAGGGCAGCAGGTTTACACCATCGATACCCTCCAGCGTGGAAGTCTGGCCCCCGGCGGCGGCATAAAATGTCGGTAACAGGTCCAGCAGGCTAATGGGGGCCGGAAAGGTCTGCTTTGCCGGAATCCGGCCGGGCCACTGCATCACAAATGGAACCCGGATACCGCCCTCCAGATGCGTGGCCTTGGTACCGCTCAAGGGGAAGTTGTTGGAAGCATTGTGATCCGTGGGGCCGCCGTTGTCGTTTGTGAATACGATCAGAGTATTGTCGATCAGCTTCTGTTGTTCCAATACGTCGAGCAGTTTCCCCACCCCTCTGTCCAGCGCCCGGGTCATGGCGGCGACTTTCTGTCGGTTGCCGGAAAGCTCGGGGAAGGCGGCCAGATCTTCTGGCAGCGCATCCATGGGCGCATGTACCGCGGTGTAGGATAGGTAGAGGAAGAAGGGCTCGCTTTTATTGCGCTCCACAAATGCGACCGCTTCATCCGTTAGCGCGTCGGTGAAGTATTTGGGTGTCTCGGCAAAGGAGCCGAAACCGCGCTCGAGGAAATCTTCCCGGCGGGAATTGGGGTTGCTCTCATTGAACGGGAAGTACGACCGGGCACCGCCGCGAAAGCCATAAAATTCGTCGAATCCCCGCTTGAGTGGGTGGAAACGATCGGCATTGCCCAAATGCCATTTGCCCAGGATGGCGCTGTGGTAGCCCAGTGGTTTGAGGTAGTCCGCGATGGTTTTTTCGTCCAGCGGCAGCCCCATATCGTCTCCGGTAGTGCCGCTGGCACTCATATAGCCCGGTACGTTGTTTTCCTCATAGCCAAAGCGTTGCTGGTATTTACCGGTGACCAAACCCGCTCGGGATGGTCCACACACCGCGGCACTTACATACGCCTGCGAAAAACGGGTACCGTTTTTTGCGATGCGGTCAATGTTCGGTGTCTGGAATACCTCACTGCCCTGGAAACTGAAATCCGCGTAGCCCGCGTCATCCGCGAGAATCAGAATAATATTGGGCTTTTGTACGGCCTGCGCCGTGACGGAAATCAGGATCAGCGCGATGAACGCGGACAGAACGCGCAGTGTGGCGAATAAGCCGCGACAGCCGCCGATATGGTTGTGGAAAGACATGAAAACCCCCAATGCTGAAAGATCGGGGGTAGTCTACCGCTATTTGTATATTGTTAACAAAGGCCTGGCGTGGTCGCATGAACTTCAAATGACCAGCTACGGGATGCGCGGGCTGGAACCGCCGGCGCCGTCCCTCTGTCCAGCAGTTCCCGCAGGCTGTCGCCGTTGCCAATCGCCGGCTCCAGCACCAGATTGAAATAGGGCGCGCCGCCATCGCCGGCCCAGCCCCGGTAGTTGAGCCACAGGGCGATATGGGGCACTTCCGACGGTGGCAATACAAAATGCAGCGCCTCACCGGTTGCCGGGTTTTCCAGCCCGGCTATGGCCGGCGAATTGCCGCTGGTGCAGTCGGATAGGTTCTGATGGGAAAGTAACTTAGTGGCGTATCCGCTATTGGTATCCGGGTCTGGAATAATCGACATATCGGTACCGTTCGGGGTTAGTGGCCAGCGGAACTGGTCGCCAGTGGTCAGTGGGGCATTGTCGCTGGCGTAGGAACAGTACAAATGGTGGCTATCTGGCAAGCGCAGCTGCATACCAGGAGTGATGGCAAGCGCTGGGTGCATACACCAACTGAATGGAACCGGGCTGTCACTCAGGTTTTCGACACGGTATTCGAACCGGAGTGTACCGCTGTCCGGGGCGAGCAGCAGGCGGCGCTCGAAAGTTACCGGTAGTGTCTGGCACAGTTGTCTGAGTGTCAGTGTTGCGGTGCCATCGCTGTTCACGACACTCTCTTGAAGTGTCCACGGGCGGCCGTAGAGTTCGCCATGGTCGGGCAGGGGGTGACCGGCCCGGTCGCCTGCGTTCGCTGGCAGTTCGCAGGCATCTACGCTGGGGAAGCATTCGTCGATG includes these proteins:
- a CDS encoding sulfatase, whose protein sequence is MSFHNHIGGCRGLFATLRVLSAFIALILISVTAQAVQKPNIILILADDAGYADFSFQGSEVFQTPNIDRIAKNGTRFSQAYVSAAVCGPSRAGLVTGKYQQRFGYEENNVPGYMSASGTTGDDMGLPLDEKTIADYLKPLGYHSAILGKWHLGNADRFHPLKRGFDEFYGFRGGARSYFPFNESNPNSRREDFLERGFGSFAETPKYFTDALTDEAVAFVERNKSEPFFLYLSYTAVHAPMDALPEDLAAFPELSGNRQKVAAMTRALDRGVGKLLDVLEQQKLIDNTLIVFTNDNGGPTDHNASNNFPLSGTKATHLEGGIRVPFVMQWPGRIPAKQTFPAPISLLDLLPTFYAAAGGQTSTLEGIDGVNLLPFVSGEASGKPHQSLYWRKESRAAIRDGDWKLLRFPDRPAELYNLAEDVSEAQNLAQQYPDKVAALYKKLFQWELQLERPRWQLKREFEGQAMERIDAFRKAKLPETSSNH
- a CDS encoding aldose epimerase family protein; the protein is MANPTATIEHLNGENFSVFRLKNRFLSLDIAPDLGGKIISLRSGRALQTEWLWKSERAPHQPAQLDHSYTRQHDTGGIDECFPSVDACELPANAGDRAGHPLPDHGELYGRPWTLQESVVNSDGTATLTLRQLCQTLPVTFERRLLLAPDSGTLRFEYRVENLSDSPVPFSWCMHPALAITPGMQLRLPDSHHLYCSYASDNAPLTTGDQFRWPLTPNGTDMSIIPDPDTNSGYATKLLSHQNLSDCTSGNSPAIAGLENPATGEALHFVLPPSEVPHIALWLNYRGWAGDGGAPYFNLVLEPAIGNGDSLRELLDRGTAPAVPARASRSWSFEVHATTPGLC